A section of the Bacillus pumilus genome encodes:
- a CDS encoding MerR family transcriptional regulator has product MFKIGDFSMLSKVPVKTLRYYDQIDLLKPKQIDQDSGYRYYSAEQLLEVNRIFLYKELGFTLKQMAQLLREDISVEQIQGMFLLKESEIQQLIEKEQQKLARIKERMHLIKREGCVEKEQEVIIKSVESKRILSFQSNGTVDEIPSFFQTFHHLLLKHQQESISGPQVVLWRESFEKESEFEFEVGYSIKALKGNLPQGITIRTLPAEETMATLLFHSHSPSAQTACIDLATWIENNGYRMKEDQPGREIYYPLSETEEGRLIEIQIPIIEKIKS; this is encoded by the coding sequence GTGTTCAAGATTGGCGATTTTTCAATGTTAAGTAAAGTGCCTGTTAAAACCTTAAGATATTATGACCAAATTGATTTACTAAAACCTAAGCAGATTGATCAAGATTCAGGATACCGTTATTACTCTGCTGAACAGCTGCTTGAGGTTAACCGAATTTTTCTGTACAAGGAATTGGGTTTTACGTTGAAGCAAATGGCGCAGCTTCTTCGTGAAGATATCTCAGTAGAGCAGATTCAGGGCATGTTTCTGCTGAAAGAAAGTGAAATTCAGCAATTGATCGAGAAAGAACAACAGAAATTGGCGCGTATTAAGGAACGGATGCACCTCATCAAAAGAGAGGGATGTGTTGAAAAAGAACAGGAGGTCATCATCAAATCCGTTGAAAGCAAACGTATCCTGTCTTTCCAATCTAACGGAACGGTTGATGAGATTCCCTCATTCTTTCAAACGTTTCATCATTTATTACTTAAACATCAACAAGAATCGATTTCGGGACCACAAGTAGTGCTATGGAGGGAATCATTCGAAAAGGAAAGTGAGTTTGAATTTGAGGTCGGGTATTCCATCAAAGCGTTAAAAGGCAATCTTCCTCAAGGAATCACGATACGAACGTTACCTGCTGAAGAAACCATGGCGACACTATTATTTCATTCACATTCTCCATCCGCACAAACAGCTTGTATTGACCTAGCGACATGGATCGAAAATAACGGATACCGCATGAAAGAAGATCAGCCGGGCCGAGAGATTTATTATCCATTGTCTGAAACTGAAGAAGGCAGACTCATTGAAATTCAAATTCCGATTATAGAGAAAATCAAATCGTAA
- a CDS encoding MFS transporter: MKNKTVVYLLALAAFLIGTIEYIITGIIQMVADDLQVTTSAAGLLVTSLALSAAIGAPIVIALTINIDRKKILSWMLMIFILSNIITSVSHSFEMVMMTRVLQGISGGTAIVVAMAVATRLVEREKRGTAIGIILMGLSSSLVLGVPIGTFLSSMIGWKALFAAIGLITLIPLIVVYRRIPSMKEQEPVTLRMQLSILKDKRILLAVAVTLFYVGGYSTLFTYLTPFLQASANLSITEISGILLLAGICSFLGSSLGGMTADKKGPIFTIFSGIILQIIMLMLLSFVTGNLVVMVAVIMIWMIATWSTSPAQQLYLVTLVPKSPDIALSVNTSFIQFGFALGSGVGGIVLSETSILNLSWISAGTVFLALLMTILMVAFDRFSQRKSLKVIGQGS; the protein is encoded by the coding sequence ATGAAGAATAAAACCGTTGTTTATTTACTTGCATTAGCAGCCTTTTTAATTGGAACAATCGAATATATCATTACAGGCATTATTCAAATGGTCGCAGATGATTTACAGGTCACGACGTCAGCTGCTGGATTATTGGTCACGTCTTTAGCGCTCTCAGCGGCAATCGGTGCACCGATTGTCATTGCACTGACCATTAATATAGATCGAAAAAAAATACTGTCATGGATGCTGATGATTTTTATTTTAAGCAATATCATCACAAGTGTCAGCCATTCATTTGAAATGGTGATGATGACAAGGGTTTTACAAGGAATCAGTGGGGGGACGGCTATTGTAGTGGCAATGGCTGTTGCGACTCGTCTTGTAGAACGTGAAAAAAGAGGAACAGCTATTGGTATCATTTTAATGGGGTTAAGCAGCTCCTTGGTTTTAGGCGTTCCGATTGGGACATTTCTAAGCAGTATGATCGGATGGAAAGCATTATTCGCAGCCATTGGATTGATCACGCTTATTCCGCTGATTGTTGTGTATAGGCGGATTCCCTCTATGAAAGAACAAGAACCGGTGACGCTTCGTATGCAGTTATCGATTTTAAAAGATAAGCGAATATTACTGGCGGTAGCAGTGACGCTATTTTATGTAGGTGGATATTCCACGTTGTTTACCTATTTAACACCCTTCCTGCAAGCATCAGCAAATCTGAGCATCACAGAAATTAGTGGCATTTTGTTACTAGCAGGAATATGCAGCTTTTTGGGCTCCAGCCTTGGAGGGATGACGGCAGATAAAAAAGGTCCAATATTCACAATTTTTTCGGGAATCATTTTGCAAATCATCATGCTCATGCTGCTATCATTTGTCACAGGGAATCTCGTGGTCATGGTGGCTGTCATCATGATATGGATGATCGCTACATGGAGCACATCACCAGCACAGCAGCTATATCTTGTCACACTTGTACCAAAATCTCCTGATATCGCATTAAGTGTCAATACATCATTTATTCAATTCGGATTTGCTTTAGGTTCTGGTGTAGGAGGAATTGTGCTAAGCGAAACATCTATATTAAACCTAAGCTGGATCAGTGCTGGTACGGTTTTCCTTGCTTTACTCATGACCATTCTAATGGTAGCGTTTGACCGATTTTCTCAGCGTAAGAGTTTGAAGGTGATCGGGCAAGGAAGTTAA
- a CDS encoding DNA alkylation repair protein, with amino-acid sequence MPISEEIINRKGARKGTDIPHDVLTLLNQGEIESVNLTEWLAVNHMTLIQHVLPSVGLEHRLDDVLSEITKQKAESGMKAIRLIGQLLDDVLHEENEEKQVEVLQAFAHHVSDSVRCWAAYMNKQSLSTLEEKLAYIQPFAADHHFGVREIAWMSVRESLSLQLDQSIEHLTEWAKSEDENLRRFSVESIRPRGVWTKHIELLKQVPERALPILNLLKSDSSTYVQDSVGNWLNDASKTQPNWVTNLCDQWSKDSNTKATSRIVKKAKRTIVKGNL; translated from the coding sequence ATGCCAATAAGTGAGGAAATCATCAATCGAAAAGGCGCTCGAAAGGGGACTGATATCCCTCATGACGTCTTGACCCTTTTGAATCAGGGAGAGATCGAAAGTGTGAATTTAACCGAATGGTTGGCTGTCAATCATATGACGCTAATACAGCATGTTTTGCCGTCCGTTGGATTAGAGCATCGTTTAGACGATGTATTATCTGAGATCACTAAACAAAAAGCTGAATCAGGAATGAAAGCCATTCGGCTCATTGGTCAATTGTTAGATGACGTGCTACATGAAGAGAATGAAGAAAAACAAGTGGAAGTGTTGCAGGCATTTGCTCACCACGTATCTGATAGCGTTCGCTGTTGGGCTGCTTATATGAACAAACAGAGTTTATCAACACTGGAAGAGAAACTCGCGTACATTCAGCCATTTGCAGCTGATCATCATTTTGGTGTTCGAGAAATTGCGTGGATGTCAGTGAGAGAAAGTCTCAGTCTTCAGCTCGATCAAAGTATAGAGCATTTAACAGAATGGGCAAAAAGTGAGGATGAAAATCTTCGCCGTTTCTCTGTAGAGTCGATCCGTCCAAGAGGAGTATGGACAAAGCATATTGAGTTATTAAAACAAGTGCCAGAGAGAGCACTGCCTATTCTAAATTTACTCAAATCCGATTCATCCACATATGTTCAAGATTCTGTAGGAAACTGGCTCAATGACGCGAGTAAAACACAACCAAATTGGGTAACAAACCTGTGCGACCAGTGGTCAAAGGATTCTAACACAAAAGCAACTAGCAGAATTGTGAAGAAAGCCAAGAGAACGATTGTGAAGGGGAATTTGTGA
- a CDS encoding HNH endonuclease, whose amino-acid sequence MMTQETFAEWLKTYANLKPYSIGRYSKAIGTISLELRDYGLQNINLFTLTDTSFIDAILSNAKFKKKNEKGHRMYSVALNHLKKYIEYYYDSELQAELFKEEQEFDKYLIENPTEVRSFDIKDKPKDKPKHRLVNNKMVWRRNPKYASEAVANANYLCEFDNQHRHFISKFNGKNYVEAHHLIPMQYQDQFDHSLDIHANIVSICLACHKKIHYGRFEDKREILDKLFNSRRHRLVKGGIDIEISQLYSYYQD is encoded by the coding sequence TTGATGACTCAAGAAACTTTTGCTGAATGGTTAAAAACTTATGCAAATTTAAAACCATATTCTATAGGGAGATACTCTAAAGCTATTGGTACAATATCATTAGAATTAAGAGATTATGGATTACAGAATATTAATTTATTTACTTTAACTGATACATCCTTTATAGATGCAATCCTTAGTAATGCTAAATTTAAAAAGAAGAATGAAAAAGGTCATAGGATGTATAGTGTAGCTCTAAATCATTTGAAAAAATACATTGAGTATTATTATGATTCTGAGTTACAAGCAGAACTATTTAAAGAGGAGCAGGAATTTGATAAGTACCTAATAGAAAATCCCACTGAAGTAAGAAGTTTTGATATTAAGGATAAGCCGAAAGATAAGCCTAAACATAGGTTAGTGAATAATAAAATGGTATGGCGTAGAAATCCTAAATATGCAAGTGAAGCTGTAGCTAATGCTAACTATTTATGTGAGTTTGACAATCAACACAGACATTTTATTTCTAAATTTAATGGAAAGAATTATGTAGAGGCTCACCATTTGATACCAATGCAATATCAAGATCAATTTGATCATAGTTTAGACATCCATGCTAATATTGTCTCAATTTGTTTAGCCTGTCATAAAAAAATCCATTATGGACGATTTGAGGATAAGAGAGAAATATTAGATAAGCTATTTAACAGTAGGAGACATAGACTTGTTAAAGGTGGAATAGATATAGAAATTTCCCAGTTATACTCTTACTATCAGGATTAA
- the thrS gene encoding threonine--tRNA ligase, with the protein MREKMVKIQFPDGKIKEFSAGTTVADVASYISPSLRKKAVAGKINEQMVDVSHQLESDTRLSIVTLDSKEGLEVLRHTSAHVLAQAVKRLYGNVTLGIGPVIENGFYYDMKLNQTLSVEDLAAIEKEMEIIINENHHIKRKEISYKEAESMFEHDPYKLDILKRLPSEEAITVYQQGEFIDLCRGPHLPSTGFVKSFKLTRVAGAYWRGDSQQDVLQRVYGVAFQHPKQLAEYLHFMEEASKRDHRKLGKQLSLFMFSEEAPGMPFYLPKGQIVRNELMAFSREVRSKAQYEEVSTPFMMNQELWEKSGHWDHYHENMYFSEVDHTSFALKPMNCPGHMLMFKNSLFSYRDLPIRMAEFGQVHRHEFSGALNGLFRVRTFCQDDAHIFLREDQIEAEIKRIFQLVDHVYRTFGFEYSVELSTRPEKALGDDAIWDISESALKNVLDRLKVDYQLNEGDGAFYGPKIDFHIKDALQRSHQCATIQLDFQMPEKFDLTYINEKNEKVRPVVIHSAIFGSLDRFLGILIEHFAGAFPLWLAPVQVQIIPVSKIHLDHCLEVQQQLRKIGIRVTIDERDEKLGYKMREAQMQKIPYIAVIGDTEMQEKTLNIRQHGEKTSKQLSIDNFQHMAAQQIKDRTVAQI; encoded by the coding sequence ATGAGAGAAAAAATGGTGAAGATTCAATTTCCAGATGGAAAGATAAAGGAGTTCTCTGCAGGTACGACTGTCGCAGATGTTGCCTCCTATATTAGCCCAAGCTTAAGGAAGAAAGCAGTGGCAGGAAAGATCAATGAACAAATGGTCGATGTCAGTCATCAGCTGGAAAGCGATACTCGGCTGTCTATTGTCACACTCGATTCAAAAGAAGGGCTTGAAGTACTGCGCCATACATCTGCACACGTATTAGCCCAAGCTGTGAAAAGGTTATACGGCAATGTCACACTTGGAATCGGGCCTGTTATTGAAAATGGATTTTACTATGACATGAAGCTGAATCAAACATTAAGTGTAGAGGATTTGGCTGCAATTGAAAAAGAAATGGAAATCATCATCAACGAGAATCATCATATCAAAAGAAAGGAGATTTCCTACAAAGAAGCTGAATCGATGTTTGAGCATGATCCATATAAGCTGGATATTTTAAAACGTCTCCCATCGGAAGAAGCCATCACAGTGTATCAGCAAGGTGAATTTATCGATTTATGCCGCGGGCCTCATTTACCTTCTACTGGATTCGTAAAGTCATTTAAGCTAACACGTGTGGCAGGGGCTTATTGGCGGGGCGATAGTCAGCAAGATGTATTGCAGCGAGTGTATGGTGTCGCGTTTCAACATCCAAAACAACTAGCCGAGTATCTTCATTTCATGGAAGAAGCAAGCAAACGTGATCACCGAAAATTAGGGAAACAATTATCTCTGTTTATGTTTTCAGAAGAAGCGCCAGGTATGCCGTTTTATTTACCAAAAGGTCAGATTGTGAGAAATGAATTAATGGCCTTTTCAAGAGAAGTTCGAAGCAAAGCGCAATATGAAGAAGTGAGCACACCGTTTATGATGAACCAAGAGCTATGGGAAAAGTCAGGTCACTGGGATCATTACCATGAAAATATGTATTTCTCAGAAGTAGATCATACAAGCTTTGCTTTAAAACCGATGAATTGTCCAGGACATATGCTCATGTTTAAAAACAGCCTATTTTCATATAGAGACCTTCCGATCAGAATGGCTGAGTTTGGACAGGTGCATCGTCATGAATTTAGCGGCGCATTAAATGGATTGTTCAGGGTCAGAACATTTTGCCAAGATGATGCCCATATTTTTTTGAGAGAAGATCAAATTGAAGCTGAAATCAAACGGATTTTCCAATTAGTTGATCATGTGTATCGGACATTTGGGTTTGAGTACTCTGTGGAACTATCTACTCGTCCAGAAAAGGCGTTAGGGGATGATGCCATTTGGGATATTTCTGAATCAGCACTAAAGAATGTGCTTGATCGGCTAAAGGTCGATTATCAGCTAAATGAAGGAGATGGGGCATTTTATGGCCCGAAGATCGATTTTCATATTAAAGATGCTTTGCAGCGTAGCCATCAGTGCGCCACAATCCAGCTAGATTTTCAAATGCCTGAGAAATTTGATTTAACATATATCAATGAAAAGAATGAAAAGGTACGGCCAGTTGTGATTCACAGTGCCATTTTCGGTTCTCTTGATCGTTTCCTTGGCATTCTCATTGAGCATTTCGCTGGCGCCTTCCCGTTATGGCTGGCACCAGTGCAAGTACAAATCATTCCTGTCTCAAAGATTCACCTTGATCATTGCCTCGAGGTGCAGCAGCAATTAAGAAAGATCGGCATCAGAGTCACAATCGATGAACGGGATGAAAAGCTCGGCTATAAAATGAGAGAAGCACAAATGCAAAAAATCCCTTATATCGCTGTCATTGGCGATACAGAAATGCAAGAAAAAACACTGAATATCAGACAGCATGGAGAAAAGACTTCAAAACAGCTGTCTATTGATAACTTTCAACACATGGCGGCTCAACAAATAAAAGATAGAACAGTTGCTCAAATATGA
- a CDS encoding helix-turn-helix domain-containing protein, whose product MELIDSKSKRWIKILKLLVSKDKWWSLQEISNEQIGSVRAIQSDLEQMKSFQTENGEPLIHIKPRQGISISYTQTIRVDYYIKEILKDTIEIRLIDGVFFEQNRSFYEWMDTLNISRSTLYNTIHKINSLLISYDIELRPDSMQFHGNEKEIRQFFVEFLFEVYGSRLWPFDDIQKQDAVDYLQKLFQVLEVNLPDVAIDKFCLWLAVSIHRVRKNFTIRRNYTYSMDKEKQTSTAKGIYKQIKNLEEQVCQMTKDIFGVTLDRHEFVFLLLIEPAIGHYKSIETVEEKLTFFQSHTPHLFEAIHSFINQLELIFHQEVANRKAMTLILLQYYVYSREITVRDGFLFKKKSSYLSEVKKQLPYFYSRITHIIQELKTDDILASFVKNERELIRIITSNWRGLVHLEMNRRNVLNIFVISTLGYNHSLFIADLIKLRLPPLIHIFTSPENTLNEVTMDRLGIDMIVTDTELPHQLGRSTLLISSFPTKKELDNLHSRLVDMTN is encoded by the coding sequence ATGGAGCTCATTGATAGTAAATCAAAGAGATGGATAAAAATTTTAAAACTGCTTGTATCAAAAGATAAGTGGTGGAGCCTTCAAGAGATATCGAATGAACAAATCGGTTCGGTTCGTGCCATTCAAAGCGATTTAGAACAAATGAAGTCGTTCCAAACAGAGAACGGAGAGCCGTTAATCCACATAAAGCCAAGACAAGGCATATCCATTTCTTATACACAGACGATACGAGTCGACTACTATATCAAAGAAATTCTAAAAGATACGATTGAAATTCGATTGATTGACGGCGTTTTCTTTGAACAAAACAGGTCTTTCTATGAATGGATGGACACGCTGAATATCAGTAGATCCACATTGTATAACACCATTCATAAAATCAATTCGCTTCTTATCTCGTATGACATTGAATTACGACCAGATAGTATGCAGTTCCATGGAAATGAGAAGGAGATTCGTCAATTTTTTGTGGAATTTTTGTTTGAAGTGTATGGAAGCAGGCTTTGGCCATTCGATGATATTCAAAAGCAAGATGCAGTTGATTATTTACAAAAGCTATTTCAGGTGCTTGAAGTCAATCTACCAGATGTGGCGATAGATAAATTTTGCCTATGGCTCGCCGTTTCCATTCACCGAGTGAGGAAAAATTTTACCATTCGACGCAATTATACGTACTCAATGGATAAGGAAAAACAAACATCTACAGCTAAAGGTATCTATAAACAAATCAAAAACTTGGAAGAACAAGTTTGCCAAATGACAAAGGACATTTTTGGTGTTACGTTGGATCGTCATGAATTTGTCTTTTTACTATTGATTGAACCAGCTATTGGCCATTATAAATCAATTGAAACGGTCGAAGAAAAATTGACGTTCTTTCAATCGCATACACCACACCTCTTTGAAGCCATTCATTCCTTTATCAATCAATTGGAGTTGATTTTTCATCAAGAGGTGGCTAATCGCAAGGCGATGACACTGATTCTTCTCCAATATTATGTGTATTCTAGGGAAATTACCGTAAGAGATGGATTCCTTTTCAAAAAGAAATCGAGTTATTTATCAGAGGTAAAAAAACAGCTCCCTTACTTCTATTCGAGGATTACTCATATCATCCAAGAGTTAAAAACAGACGATATACTCGCTTCTTTTGTGAAAAATGAACGAGAATTGATTCGTATCATTACTTCTAACTGGAGGGGGCTTGTTCATTTGGAAATGAATCGGAGAAACGTGTTGAACATTTTTGTCATTTCAACATTAGGTTATAATCATAGTTTGTTTATTGCGGATTTAATTAAATTAAGATTGCCTCCTCTCATTCATATTTTCACAAGTCCAGAAAATACATTAAATGAAGTGACAATGGATCGACTTGGGATTGATATGATTGTGACCGATACTGAGCTTCCTCATCAATTAGGACGGTCTACGCTACTGATCAGCTCTTTTCCAACAAAGAAGGAATTGGACAACTTGCACTCAAGATTGGTTGATATGACAAACTAA